CGTCGGCGTGGGCTTTGGGAAGTACGGGTTTCTTTCGCGGGAGTTCCTGGAGCTTCGGGACAGCGAAGTGGAATACGGCAAGTGGAAGAGGACCATCGACGGAATCGAGGCCTACGAGGGATACCTCACGCCCGTGCATGAGCACATCTACGACGAAATCTTCATCGGGGACGCGGTGGAACTGGTCCCGAACCTGGAGAAGAAGTACGACCTCGTCCTGCTCATAGACGTCCTTGAGCACCTCGACCGCGGCGAGGGTGAGAAGCTCTTGGATGCATGCATCGGACGAAGCGGGCACGTGATAGTCTCCACGCCCAAGAACATAGGAGGCCAGAAGGACTCGCATGACAATCCCTACGAGGTCCACAGGTCGCAGTGGACGAAAGCGGACTTCGCTCGGTTCCCTGGCAAGTTCTTCGTCCCGAACTACAACTCGATCATCTGCTACATCGGCGGGGACGCCGCGAGGCTGAG
This portion of the Candidatus Thermoplasmatota archaeon genome encodes:
- a CDS encoding class I SAM-dependent methyltransferase, yielding MPTSHWNQLNEIMDMVVLISPKSVLDVGVGFGKYGFLSREFLELRDSEVEYGKWKRTIDGIEAYEGYLTPVHEHIYDEIFIGDAVELVPNLEKKYDLVLLIDVLEHLDRGEGEKLLDACIGRSGHVIVSTPKNIGGQKDSHDNPYEVHRSQWTKADFARFPGKFFVPNYNSIICYIGGDAARLRSALRRSRVGSAITNLFPFLSPSGKRRR